Within Deinococcus actinosclerus, the genomic segment CTCCTCGACGTCCGCGTCGGGTCCGAGAAGCACCTCGCGGCGCTGGGCGTAGACGGTGTCGCGCTGTTTGCTCATGACGTTGTCGAATTCGAGGAGCTGTTTGCGGGTGCTGAAGTTGCGGTCCTCGACGCGCGCCTGGGCCTTCTCGATGGCGCCGGTGACCATCTTGGCCTCGATGGGCTGGGTGTCGTCCATGCCGAGGCGGTCCATCATGGCGACGACGCGATCGTTGGCGAACAGGCGCATCAGGTCGTCCTCGAACGACACGTAGAAGCGGCTGGAGCCGGGGTCGCCCTGGCGGCCGGCGCGGCCGCGCAGCTGGTTGTCGATGCGGCGGCTCTCGTGGCGTTCGGTGCCGATGATGTGCAGGCCGCCGAGGTCCTTGACGCGCTGGCGGTCGGTGAGGGTGTCGGCCTGAAGCCCGATGGCCTGGCGGATGAAGTCCTCGTTCATGCCGGGAATCTGCATGCCGATCTGCATGGCGTCAGGGTCCTGGCGGCTGATGGCCTTGATGAATTGCTCGACTTCGGGCACGTAGCGGCTCAGGCCGAGCTGCTGCTCGATGGCCTCCCCGAGGATGAATTCGGCGTTGCCGCCGAGCATGATGTCGGTGCCGCGGCCGGCCATGTTGGTGGCGATGGTGACGGTGCCCGAGCGGCCGGCCTGCGCGACGATGCTGGCCTCCTGCGCCTCGAATTTGGCGTTCAGGACGCTGTGCTGGATGCCCGCCTGGGTCAGCAGGTCGCTGAGCTGCTCGCTGGTGACGATGCTGGCGGTCCCGATCAGGACGGGGCGGCCGGTGGCGTGCATCTCGCGGACCTCCTGCACGACGGCGTTGTACTTGCCCATCTTGGTGCGGTAGACGAGGTCCTCGGCGTCCTTGCGCTGCACGCCCTTGTTGGTGGGGATGACCAGGACGTCGCTGCCGTAGATGTCGAGGAATTCCTTTTCCTCGGTCTTGGCGGTGCCGGTCATGCCCGCGAACTTGTTGTACAGGCGGAAGAAGTTCTGGTAGGTGATCGTGGCGAGCGTCTGGTTCTCGTTCTCGATCTTGACGCCTTCTTTCGCTTCGATGGCCTGGTGGAGGCCCTCGCCGTAGCGGCGGCCGGGCATGCTGCGGCCGGTGAATTCGTCGATGATGATGACCTCGCCCTCGGCGTTGACGATGTAGTCCTTCTCGCGGTGGTACAGTTCGCGCGCGCGGATCGCCTGGGTGATCATGTGCGCCTTGTCCATATTGTCCGGGCTGTACAGGTCGCTCAGGGACAGCAGGCGCTCGATCTTGCTGATGCCGCCTTCCGTGATGTGCACCTGTTTACCCTTCTCGTCGATGGTGTAGTCGCCGGTGGGTTCGGTGCGCACGCCGGGCTCGGCCGGTTCGCCCTTCTGGAGGCGGCGGATGAGTTTGGCGTACACGTAGTAGAGGTCGGTGGCCTTCTCGGCGGCGCCGCTGATGATCAGGGGCGTGCGGGCCTCGTCGATGAGGATCGAGTCCACCTCGTCCACGATGGCGAAGTTCAGGGGGTGGTCGGCGCGCAGGGCGAGGGCCTCGCGGCTCTGGGCCATGTTGTCACGCAGGTAGTCAAAGCCCAGTTCGCTGTTGGTGACGTAGGTGATGTCGCAGGCGTACGCGGCCTGTTTCTCGTGGGGCTGCATCTCGCGGCTGGCGAGGCCCACGGTGAGGCCGAGCGTGCGGTACAGCAGGCTCATTTCCTCCATGCCGACCCGGGCGAGGTAGTCGTTCACGGTCACGAGGTGGCAGCCGCGCCCCTGAAGGGCGTTCAGCGCCAGGGCCAGCGTGGCGACGAGGGTTTTGCCCTCACCGGTGCGCATCTCCGCGATACGGCCCTTGTGCAGGGCGTAGCCGCCGATGAGCTGCACGTCGTAGTGGCGCTTGCCGATGGAACGGCGTCCGGCCTCGCGGATCAGGGCGAAGGCGGGGACGACGACGTCGTCGAGGGACTCGCCGCCTTCCGTGACGCGGCGGCGCAGATCCATGAAGGCAGCGGCGAGATCTTCGACCTTCTTGGTCTCTTCTTCCAGCGCGCCCACAGGCTGCACGATCGTCTTGATGATCTGCGCAACGTCGCGCTGGTTGTTATCGAACATTTTGTTCAGGACACGGAACATGACAAGCGAGTATAACGCGCGGGCCGGGCGCGGCGCGGCGTGATTTCAGTGAGGGGCACGTAAGCAACTTGAGCGGTTTTCGCTCAGGGAGCATGAACGTCCGCTCCATGCGCGGTGAAGGGGGCAGGCGCGTCACTCATGCGCGGCCCTTATCCTGCGCCCATGAACCTGAAAGTCCTGCCTGCCCTGCTGGCCCTGCCGCTGCTGGGCGCCTGCGCGCCCCTGGCCTCCCTGCTCGCGAACTCCGAGACCGAGGGGCCCAGGCCCCGCACCGCCGGCCCGCTCACGGTCGGGCAGACCTGGACGGTCAGCGGGCCGGTGGACGGCGGGACCGTCACGCAGTCGGTGAACATCACCGATCTGGTGGACGTCGCCGACGGCACCGCCAGCGTGAACGGCCGCGATCAGGCCGACGCGTTCAGTACGGGCCGCGCGGGCTTCACCATCGCCACGTACGACGGTGTCCGCCGCACCCTGCGCTTCGACTGGATCGGCGAGAACGGGGCGGCCTACACCTGCCGCATCACCACCCTGCTGTCCCAGCCGTACCAGGGTGAACTGACCCTGAAGACGGGGGGCCGCACGGCGACCGGCACCTGCTCGGCTGTCAGCAACTGACCGTCACGGGGGGAGGGGGCGACCGAGCCGCACGCCGGTCGCCCCCTCCCCTGCCGGGTCACCAGCGGTAGCGCTCGTCCCACGCCTCGCCCCGGCGGATGAAGGGCGCGCGGGTCCCGAGCACGCGGTGCCCGCCCTTCACGGCGGCGCGCACGATCACGCGCGGGTCGAGCCCCGGGTGCACTTCTTGCGCGAAGGCGACGTCCTCGCGCACGTCGAGGTTTCCCCCGCTGGCGACGGAATCGGTGCCCAGCGCGACCTCCACCCCGGCCGCCGCGAAGGCCGCCCAGGGGAACACGCCGCAGTCCAGGTGGTGGTTGCTGCGCGGGCAGGTCACGACGGCGCTGCCGGCCCGGGCGACCCGCGCGATGTCGTCCGGGGTGACGTTCACCATGTGGATCAGCGTGGGTTTCGCGTTCAGGACGCCCAGTTCGTCCAGGTAGCGTACGGGGGTCAGGTCGGGCTCCGGGGCGCGGCCCATGACCTCCGCGAAGGTGTCGGGGTACAGCGCGGCCAGCCGGTTGTCCCAGATGGGTCCGCCGCCGCGCGTGTACAGGTCGTGCTCGGCGGGGTGCTCGGCCACATGGATCTGGAGGGGCAGGCCCTCCCCGGCGGCGTAGTCGCACAGCAGCCGCATCAGGCGATGGCTGACGGTGTGCGGCGTGTGCGGGGACAGGCCCACGCGCGGCCCGCCGGGACGCTCCTGCGCGCGCCAGCCCTCGATCCGTTCGCGCACGGTCCGGAAGATCTCGTTGGCCTTTTCTGGGAAGGTACCCAGCACCTCGTAGTACAGGACGCCGCTCAGGTCCTCACGGGGCAGCAGGGTCTCCATCACGTCCGGGGCGTGCATGTACACGATGTCGCCCACGCCGCCCGCGCCCAGCCCGGCCAGGGTGTCCGCGCCGTGCCGGGCGGCCTCGGCGCTGCGTTTCTCGCGCTGGGGCACGACCACCTCGGGAATCCAGCGGAAGTACGGCAGGGCCGTGAACTCGTACGTGCTCATGTCCAGGTGCGTGTGGGCGTTCACGGGCGGCGGCGCGATCACGGACCCCGCGCGTTCCTCCCGCGCGTGGGGATACGCGGCACGCAGCGTATCCGGGTGCCCGGTCGCCGCGACCGTCCCGCCCACCACGACCACCCCGCCGGGACTCTGCGCGCCGCCCATGCCGGTGTACAGCACGTCGCAGGTGAGCAGGCGGGGCGTGTGCGGGTCGCTGTGGGTCATGCGCGCCATGCTACGCCGCGCGTGCGGGACAGACGGACCGCGCCGCGCGTGCAGGACACGGCGGCGCGGAGGGGCTGAGCCCGGTTTCAGTGGGCGGTCACTTCCTGGCCCTGCTGGTCGCGGGCGAGTCTGTCCCAGTCGATGCGGCGGCGCCGCCATTCGAAGATCAGGACCTTCACGACTTCTTCCGCGCCGCGGGCGAGGAACACGCCCCAGACGCCCAGCGGTGAGTAGAGGCCCAGGCCGATGGCGAGGGGCAGGCCGACGACGAACGCGCCGACGACGTCGCCGATGATGACGCCCTTGCCGTCGGCCGCGCCGGGGAGGACGCCGCCCCCGATGATCATGTTCCGGACCTTGAAGATCTGGAAGGCGGCGCTGATCAGGATGCCGATCAATGCGATGTGATGCACGTCGCTGCCGACGCGCGGGAACAGCGCGGGGACGATCAGGGCGCTCAGGGCGTACAGCAGCCCGAAGCCCAGCCCGGTGACGAGTCCGGCGCGGCTGATGCGCCCCAGCCACAGCTGCGCGGCAGTCGCGTCCCCGGCGCCCAGCGAGCGGCCGATGAAGACGGTGGCGGCGCTCATCAGGCCGAACGAACCCACGATGAAGATGCCTTCCAGCGTGCCGACGATCTGGCTGGCGGCCAGCGCGGCGGTGCCGACGCGGGCGTACACGGCGGCGTACAGGAACCCGCCGAGGCTCCAGGCGAACTCGGTAAACGCAATGGGCGCGCTGATGGTCAGCAGCGGCGCGGCGATGGACCGCCAGGCGTCCCGGGCGGGCAGGGTGAGCGCGGCGAGGTGGCGCGGGCCGTAGATCTGGTAGGCGAGCAGGGCGGTCTTGAGGATGTTCGCGAACACCAGCGCCCAGGCGGCGCCGACCACCCCGAGTTGCGGGAGGGGGCCGACGCCGAACACGAGGCCGTACGCCAGCAGGCTCTCGACGATGACGGTGATGACGGTGGCGACCAGGGGGGTGCGGGCGTGCCCGAGGGAGCGCAGGGCGCCGCTGAGGATCCAGGCGAGGCTGCCGGGGATCAGGGCGAGCATGCTGACCTGCATGTAAGGGGTGGCGGTGCGGGTGACGGCGTCCTCGCCGCCCGCGAGGCTCAGGAGGGGTCCGGCGAGCAGCACGACCGGGAGGGTCAGGAGGGCCGCGGCGAGCACGCTGGTGACGACGCTGACGGTCAGCGTCTGGTTCACGCCGGGCCGGTCGGCGGCGCCGTGGCGGCGGGCGACGAGGATGCTGGTGCCGCTGCCCAGGGCGCCCAGGGTGACGAAGAACAGGAAGCCCAGGCTGCCGCTGAGGCCGACGGCGGCGACGGCAACCGCGCCGAGCGTGCCGACGATGATCTGGTTGATGAAGGTCAGGACGAGCTGGATGACCATTTCCAGGCTGACGGGGACGGCGATGCTGGCGATCTCGCGCGCCGGGCTCTTGATCGATTCAGTTGGGGGTGGGGTGGGGGCCGTGACGGCTGACATGCCTCCACCCTACACGGCGCGGGTCAGCGGGGCATCCGCCAGGTGGCGCAGTCCAACCCCCTCTCGCCCATCTTTTCATTTGTGAACCAATCTGCGATTTTTCTTGACATTTATCAATCACGGCAGGCAGAATGCCCCTCAAGAGGCAGCCCCCATGACCCAGGACCCCAGCGTGACCACCGACCACCCCGCCCCTCTGATCCCCGCGACCTCGTGGGCGATCATCGACTCCACCCTGCGGGAGGGCGAGCAGTTCGCACGCGGGAACTTCAAACAAGGCGACAAGATCGAGATCGCCCGGGCGCTCGACGCCTTCGGGGCCGAATTCATCGAGGTCACCACCCCGATGGTCAGCGCGCAGACCCACGCGGACATCCGCCGCCTGACCAGCCTGGGGTTGAAGGCCAAGTTCCTGACGCACGTCCGCTGCCACATGGACGACGTGCAGCGCGCCGTGGATACCGGCGTGGACGGCCTGGACCTGCTGTTCGGCACCAGTTCGTTCCTGCGGGAATTCAGTCACGGCAAGAACATCGGGCAGATCATCGACAGCGCCCAGCAGGTCATCAGCTGGATCAAGACCCACCACCCGGACCTCCAGATCCGCTTCAGCGCCGAGGACACCTTCCGCAGCGAGGAAGCCGACCTGATGGCCGTGTACAGGGCCGTCTCCGACCTGGGCGTGCACCGCGTCGGCCTGGCCGACACCGTCGGCGTCGCCACGCCCCGGCAGGTGTACACGCTGGTCCGCGAGGTGCGCAAGGTCATCCATGCCGAGTGCGGCATCGAATTCCACGGGCACAACGACACGGGCTGCGCCGTCAGCAACGCCTACGAGGCCGTCGAGGCGGGCGCCACCCACATCGACACGACCATCCTCGGGATCGGGGAACGCAACGGCATCACGCCGCTCGGCGGCTTCCTGGCCCGCATGTTCACCTTCGACCCGCAGGGCCTGATCGACAAGTACAACCTCGACCTGCTGCCGGAACTCGACCGCATGATCGCCCGCATGGTGGACCTGCCGATTCCCTGGAACAACTACCTGACCGGCGAATTCGCGTACAACCACAAGGCCGGGATGCACCTGAAGGCCATCTACCTCAACCCCGGCGCGTACGAGGCCATCCCGCCCGGCGTGTTCGGCGTGGGCCGCCGCATCCAGGCGGCGAGCAAGGTCACGGGCAAGCACGCCATCGCCTACAAGGCCCGCGAACTGGGCCTGCACTACGGCGAGGACGCCCTGCGCCGGGTCACGGACCACATCAAGGCGCTGGCCGAGCAGGACGAACTGGACGACGCCCACCTGGAACAGGTGCTGCGCGAGTGGGTCAGCGCCTGAGGCGGCCCGTGCAGATCACCCGCCCACCCCGCCCGGGACGCTTCGGCACAATGCCCGCATGACCCCCGACCCGACCGCCGCCGCTCCCGTCCTGTACCGAGCCCTGTCCGATGGGGGCGTGGGCGGCAAGCGCGTGGCGGTCTTTCTGGACGGCGGCGATGAGCAGGCGCGGGCCGAGGCGGCCGGCGCGCCGCTGAGCGTGTTCGTGCAGGCTGCCGACCCGACCGGATTGAGGCTGCGGGTCTTCACGCCCACGCGCGAGAAGGGCAGCAGCGACAGCGCCGCCATCGCCGCGCTGAGCGCCCTCCACACGCGAGCGGGTCTGCTGGACGTCGTGGAGGTCACGCAGGGCGACCCGGAAGCGGGGGGCGAGGTCCAGAGCGCGCAGCTGTGCGGCGGCGAGTGGGTGCTGCGCCAGGGCCTCGCCACGGCGCGGGAGGTGCAGGCGGACCTCTCCCCCACCGGGCTGGCCGGGCTGGCGGCGTGGGTGGGCAGCACGGGCCGCCCGAATCTGGTCGCAGAGCTGCCCTCGCTGGCGGCACTGGACGCCTTCATGCCGGACGACGCGGCGATCAGCGGGGTGAACCGCGCCACCGACACGACGGGCCTCGTCCTGTACACCCTGGGCGGCCCCGGGCGGGTGGACGTGAGCTTCCGGGCGTTCGGTCCCCTGAAGGGCTTTACCGAGGACGCCGCGAGCAGCAACATGCTGGCTTGCCTGATCGGCGTGCTGGGCCGGCGCGGACAGCTGCCGCAGGACGCGAACCTGCTGCGGGCCGCGCAGCGCCGCCCCGGGCACCCCGCCCGGCTGACCGCGCAGTTCGCGCCGCTCTCGGGCGGGGTGGAAGTCTGGGTGGGCGGCCGCGCTACCCCGGCGGGCGCGGCGCCCTGAGCGCAGCATGAAGACCCTCACGGAGCGGGTGGGGCCTGACCTTTAGACTGCTCCCATGGAGCTTTTACTCGACCTTCACCCCGACGCCTACCCCCTGGAGGGCTTCCGGCGTCGGCAGCTGCTCGACTGGGTCTTCGGGCAGGGCGCCGGCACCTTCGACGCCATGACCAACCTGCCCGCCCCCACCCGGCAGGAGCTGACCGCCAGCTACCTGCTCAATCCCTTCAAGCTGATCGAGACGGTCCGCAGCGCCGACGGCAGCGTGAAGTACCTCTTCACCCTGCAGGACGGCCGGCAGATGGAAGCGGTGTACATGCCGTACCTCGACCGCAAGACCATCTGCGTGTCCACCATGGTGGGGTGCCCGGCGCGGTGCGCCTTCTGCGCGACCGGCGCGATGGGCTTCGGGCGCAACCTGACCCCCGGCGAGATCGTGGCGCAGGTCCTGGCCGTCGCCGGCGGCGAGGACATCGCCCCGCGCGAGATCCGCAACCTGGTGTTCATGGGCATGGGCGAGGCCATGCTCAACTACGACAACACCATGCTCGCCGCGCGCATCCTGCTGCACCCCGAAGCGCTGGGCATGAGCAAGCGCCGCGTGACGCTCTCCACCGTGGGCATCGCCAAGGGCATCCGCCGCCTGGCGACCGAGGACGACCTGGGCATCAAGCTGGCGATCAGCCTGCACGCCCCGGACGAGGACACCCGGCGCCGGATCATCCCGACCGGGCAAGTGAACTCCATCGAGGAGATCATGAGTGCCGCCCGCGAGTACCAGGACGTCACGGGCCGGCGCATCACCATGGAATACACCATGCTGCGCGGCATCAACGACCACCTCTGGCAGGCCGAGCTGCTGGCCGAACTGCTGCGCGGCCTGGTCAGCCACGTGAACCTGATTCCCATGAATCCCTGGCCGGGCTCGGACTTCGAGAGCAGCACCGAGGAGCAGATCCAGGCCTTCTACGACCTGCTCGAATCGCGCGGCGTGGACGTCAGCGTGCGCCGCTCGCGCGGTCGCGACGCGGGGGCCGCGTGCGGTCAGCTGGCCCTGAAGCGACCCGGCGCGGTGGGGGGGCAGGGCAGCGGCGCCGCCTGAGCGTTCATGCAGTCAGATGAGTAAGGGTTACGAGAGAGGTTAATGCTACGCTACAGGCGTTTCCGAAACGTCAGGAGGCCAATAAGGTGACACATACACGTACCGTTCTGCTGGGACTCACCCTGGCCCTCGTC encodes:
- the secA gene encoding preprotein translocase subunit SecA — translated: MFRVLNKMFDNNQRDVAQIIKTIVQPVGALEEETKKVEDLAAAFMDLRRRVTEGGESLDDVVVPAFALIREAGRRSIGKRHYDVQLIGGYALHKGRIAEMRTGEGKTLVATLALALNALQGRGCHLVTVNDYLARVGMEEMSLLYRTLGLTVGLASREMQPHEKQAAYACDITYVTNSELGFDYLRDNMAQSREALALRADHPLNFAIVDEVDSILIDEARTPLIISGAAEKATDLYYVYAKLIRRLQKGEPAEPGVRTEPTGDYTIDEKGKQVHITEGGISKIERLLSLSDLYSPDNMDKAHMITQAIRARELYHREKDYIVNAEGEVIIIDEFTGRSMPGRRYGEGLHQAIEAKEGVKIENENQTLATITYQNFFRLYNKFAGMTGTAKTEEKEFLDIYGSDVLVIPTNKGVQRKDAEDLVYRTKMGKYNAVVQEVREMHATGRPVLIGTASIVTSEQLSDLLTQAGIQHSVLNAKFEAQEASIVAQAGRSGTVTIATNMAGRGTDIMLGGNAEFILGEAIEQQLGLSRYVPEVEQFIKAISRQDPDAMQIGMQIPGMNEDFIRQAIGLQADTLTDRQRVKDLGGLHIIGTERHESRRIDNQLRGRAGRQGDPGSSRFYVSFEDDLMRLFANDRVVAMMDRLGMDDTQPIEAKMVTGAIEKAQARVEDRNFSTRKQLLEFDNVMSKQRDTVYAQRREVLLGPDADVEESTEGMIADFIDHQLATHLPIEQSHENWDIDGLRAAVTDAVPQLESFDFESLRGKTPAEAQDTLLAAVADAFDTRKEELSPTMMNSLSRYVILQVVDQLWKEHLHGMDVLRQGIGLRGYGQRDPFTEYKFEATTMFNEMIDNLKADVTKFVFRMQFGQAG
- a CDS encoding MATE family efflux transporter, whose translation is MSAVTAPTPPPTESIKSPAREIASIAVPVSLEMVIQLVLTFINQIIVGTLGAVAVAAVGLSGSLGFLFFVTLGALGSGTSILVARRHGAADRPGVNQTLTVSVVTSVLAAALLTLPVVLLAGPLLSLAGGEDAVTRTATPYMQVSMLALIPGSLAWILSGALRSLGHARTPLVATVITVIVESLLAYGLVFGVGPLPQLGVVGAAWALVFANILKTALLAYQIYGPRHLAALTLPARDAWRSIAAPLLTISAPIAFTEFAWSLGGFLYAAVYARVGTAALAASQIVGTLEGIFIVGSFGLMSAATVFIGRSLGAGDATAAQLWLGRISRAGLVTGLGFGLLYALSALIVPALFPRVGSDVHHIALIGILISAAFQIFKVRNMIIGGGVLPGAADGKGVIIGDVVGAFVVGLPLAIGLGLYSPLGVWGVFLARGAEEVVKVLIFEWRRRRIDWDRLARDQQGQEVTAH
- a CDS encoding PhzF family phenazine biosynthesis protein, with the protein product MTPDPTAAAPVLYRALSDGGVGGKRVAVFLDGGDEQARAEAAGAPLSVFVQAADPTGLRLRVFTPTREKGSSDSAAIAALSALHTRAGLLDVVEVTQGDPEAGGEVQSAQLCGGEWVLRQGLATAREVQADLSPTGLAGLAAWVGSTGRPNLVAELPSLAALDAFMPDDAAISGVNRATDTTGLVLYTLGGPGRVDVSFRAFGPLKGFTEDAASSNMLACLIGVLGRRGQLPQDANLLRAAQRRPGHPARLTAQFAPLSGGVEVWVGGRATPAGAAP
- a CDS encoding amidohydrolase family protein encodes the protein MTHSDPHTPRLLTCDVLYTGMGGAQSPGGVVVVGGTVAATGHPDTLRAAYPHAREERAGSVIAPPPVNAHTHLDMSTYEFTALPYFRWIPEVVVPQREKRSAEAARHGADTLAGLGAGGVGDIVYMHAPDVMETLLPREDLSGVLYYEVLGTFPEKANEIFRTVRERIEGWRAQERPGGPRVGLSPHTPHTVSHRLMRLLCDYAAGEGLPLQIHVAEHPAEHDLYTRGGGPIWDNRLAALYPDTFAEVMGRAPEPDLTPVRYLDELGVLNAKPTLIHMVNVTPDDIARVARAGSAVVTCPRSNHHLDCGVFPWAAFAAAGVEVALGTDSVASGGNLDVREDVAFAQEVHPGLDPRVIVRAAVKGGHRVLGTRAPFIRRGEAWDERYRW
- the rlmN gene encoding 23S rRNA (adenine(2503)-C(2))-methyltransferase RlmN, which produces MELLLDLHPDAYPLEGFRRRQLLDWVFGQGAGTFDAMTNLPAPTRQELTASYLLNPFKLIETVRSADGSVKYLFTLQDGRQMEAVYMPYLDRKTICVSTMVGCPARCAFCATGAMGFGRNLTPGEIVAQVLAVAGGEDIAPREIRNLVFMGMGEAMLNYDNTMLAARILLHPEALGMSKRRVTLSTVGIAKGIRRLATEDDLGIKLAISLHAPDEDTRRRIIPTGQVNSIEEIMSAAREYQDVTGRRITMEYTMLRGINDHLWQAELLAELLRGLVSHVNLIPMNPWPGSDFESSTEEQIQAFYDLLESRGVDVSVRRSRGRDAGAACGQLALKRPGAVGGQGSGAA
- the lysS gene encoding homocitrate synthase; protein product: MTQDPSVTTDHPAPLIPATSWAIIDSTLREGEQFARGNFKQGDKIEIARALDAFGAEFIEVTTPMVSAQTHADIRRLTSLGLKAKFLTHVRCHMDDVQRAVDTGVDGLDLLFGTSSFLREFSHGKNIGQIIDSAQQVISWIKTHHPDLQIRFSAEDTFRSEEADLMAVYRAVSDLGVHRVGLADTVGVATPRQVYTLVREVRKVIHAECGIEFHGHNDTGCAVSNAYEAVEAGATHIDTTILGIGERNGITPLGGFLARMFTFDPQGLIDKYNLDLLPELDRMIARMVDLPIPWNNYLTGEFAYNHKAGMHLKAIYLNPGAYEAIPPGVFGVGRRIQAASKVTGKHAIAYKARELGLHYGEDALRRVTDHIKALAEQDELDDAHLEQVLREWVSA